CCATCACGGCAAGGTAGAGAAGAAAGAAAAAGGCGCCGGTAAGGGCCATGGTTACGGGCTGTTTTCCCCGAGGATGGGGATTGGGCTCACGAGGTTGCTCGCGGGATCACCCATAGAGCGTGCGATTATACTCTCGAAGATCGGAGATCAAGCGTGTGGACACCCCCCGAGCGGATCCGCCACCCGTTGCCGAACGCTCGATGGCCGACGGCCGAGGAAGCGGCGACCTCTATCTGGTTCTCACCGATTCGCGTCGGGCCGATGGAGCTTCGCCGTCGCAGCTGGGTGCCGGCCATGGTGCCCTGGCGAGCGACCGAGGAAGGCTTCGTCACCGACGCCATCCTCGATTGGTACGAGCGCTTCGCTCGCGGAAAACCGGGAGCGATCGTCGTGGAGGCGACCGGGGTGCGCGACATCCCCAGCGGCCCTCTTCTTCGCATCGGGCACGATCGCTTCGTTCCCGGGCTCGAGCGGCTCGTTGACACCGTCAGACGCGCGAGCGAAGGGGAGACCCGACTTCTCATCCAGATCATCGACTTCCTGATGATCCGGAGGCGCCCGCCCAAGGACAGGTTCTTTCGGAGCTATCTCGCGCTACGCCCCGAGCACCGCGAGAGCCTGGCGCGGGTTTTAAGATCGCAGCGCTGGCTTTCGGCGCCTGAATCGGAAGTCCGTGAGGCTCTCAGCGAGCGCGAGGATATTCTCGACGATCGAGAGCTCGAGGCCCTAAGGTTCGGTGCCCGCGAAAGGGTGACCGACGTGCATCTGCCCCATATCCGGGACCTCCCGAGGGTGCTGCCGGGAATCTTCGCCGATGCGGCGGAGAGAGCCCAGCGGGCGGGCTTCGATGGCGTCGAGCTCCATTACGCTCACGCCTATACGATGGCCTCGTTTCTGTCCCGGAAGAACGATCGCGTCGATGGCTATGGCGGCTCGCTTTCGAACCGCGTGCGCCTCCCACTCGAGGTCTATGGTGAAGTTCGGAAACGAGTGGGAACGGCGTACGTGGTCGGCTGCCGCATGCTGGGCGACGAGGTGATCGGGGGCGGCAGCGAACTCGAGGACGCTCGATTCTTCGCCGTCCGCTTCGCCGAGGCGGGAATGGACTACCTCTCGATCTCCAAGGGTGGTAAGTTCGAGGATGCCAAACAGCCCGACGTCGGCTGGGCCGCCTATCCCTACACGGGCCGGAGCGGCTACGAATGCATGCCGACGGTTTACTCGGACGAGCGCGGTCCGTTCGGTCGAAACACGCCGCTTGCGGCCGCCATCCGAAGGGCGCTTCGCGAAGCCGGTCACCGGACTCCGGTCGTCACCTCGGGAGGAATCGGAACGTTCGA
This sequence is a window from Vicinamibacteria bacterium. Protein-coding genes within it:
- a CDS encoding NADH:flavin oxidoreductase, which encodes MWTPPERIRHPLPNARWPTAEEAATSIWFSPIRVGPMELRRRSWVPAMVPWRATEEGFVTDAILDWYERFARGKPGAIVVEATGVRDIPSGPLLRIGHDRFVPGLERLVDTVRRASEGETRLLIQIIDFLMIRRRPPKDRFFRSYLALRPEHRESLARVLRSQRWLSAPESEVREALSEREDILDDRELEALRFGARERVTDVHLPHIRDLPRVLPGIFADAAERAQRAGFDGVELHYAHAYTMASFLSRKNDRVDGYGGSLSNRVRLPLEVYGEVRKRVGTAYVVGCRMLGDEVIGGGSELEDARFFAVRFAEAGMDYLSISKGGKFEDAKQPDVGWAAYPYTGRSGYECMPTVYSDERGPFGRNTPLAAAIRRALREAGHRTPVVTSGGIGTFELAESILQRGEADIVAAARQSLADPDWFEKIRLGRGAEVRRCEFTNYCEALDQKHKEVTCKLWDRLDRDEPGVPLDRSGKRRLVAPKWELGRKSST